Proteins co-encoded in one Garra rufa chromosome 7, GarRuf1.0, whole genome shotgun sequence genomic window:
- the LOC141338650 gene encoding kininogen-like, which translates to MMRDKILMLFALAWLYSSGGLGQSDIKIACDDKRVENVVNLTLSTHNKILTEGAQLALYEILEATKAQNESSETVFVRFTSRETDCPAGGDKVWHECDYLQEADKALIICHAKVLFTEAAQELLLHDCSAEPAVSSKVAPCLGCPEKIDLHREELREPLIHSLSKANGVINHEHFYIFKDLTLATKQVVAGFRYKLQFQIEKSNCTKAEFKSVTEECHPMQEKTEVMQCNSTVDVAPWRHEGPEVHVECEEVVIKTVTRFKRPPGWSPLRIMPQSAPKTQVKESSEESKESISPTQGTPLNCPTKPWKEFKPVIATAPPAPPNATEPSQPNPTGADTVFSDQDLLS; encoded by the exons ATGATGCGGGACAAGATCTTGATGCTTTTTGCTCTAGCTTGGCTTTATTCTTCTGGAGGACTTGGACAAAGTGACATTAAAATTGCGTGTGATGATAAACGCGTGGAGAATGTTGTGAACTTAACTCTGTCCACGCACAACAAGATATTGACTGAAGGTGCTCAGCTGGCTCTCTATGAAATCCTGGAGGCTACAAAG GCTCAGAATGAATCGTCAGAAACAGTGTTCGTACGATTCACGAGCAGAGAGACAGACTGTCCCGCAGGAGGAGACAAAGTTTGGCATGAATGTGACTATCTGCAAGAAGCAGATAAG GCACTCATAATCTGTCACGCCAAAGTCCTGTTTACAGAAGCAGCTCAAGAGTTACTGTTACACGACTGTTCAG CCGAACCAGCTGTTTCATCTAAAGTCGCCCCTTGTCTGGGCTGCCCTGAAAAGATCGACCTACATCGTGAAGAACTGAGGGAACCGCTCATTCACTCTTTGTCGAAAGCCAACGGTGTGATCAACCATGAGCATTTCTACATCTTTAAGGACTTGACATTGGCAACCAAACAG GTGGTTGCTGGATTCAGGtataaattgcagtttcagaTTGAGAAGAGCAACTGCACCAAGGCAGAATTCAAATCAGTTACTGAGGAGTGCCACCCAATGCAGGAAAAAACG GAGGTTATGCAGTGTAACTCTACTGTGGATGTGGCTCCTTGGAGGCACGAGGGCCCAGAAGTGCATGTTGAATGTGAGGAAGTGGTCATTAAG actGTCACAAGATTTAAACGGCCACCAGGCTGGTCTCCTCTTCGGATCATGCCTCAGTCGGCTCCAAAGACACAAGTCAAGGAATCCTCAGAGGAATCCAAGGAGAGCATCAGCCCGACCCAAGGCACGCCGCTCAACTGTCCTACCAAACCCTGGAAAGAGTTCAAGCCGGTCATTGCCACAGCTCCTCCAGCTCCTCCAAACGCTACAGAGCCTTCACAGCCGAACCCGACCGGAGCAGACACTGTGTTCAGCGACCAGGATCTGTTAAGTTGA